DNA from Sorex araneus isolate mSorAra2 chromosome 6, mSorAra2.pri, whole genome shotgun sequence:
CAAAGGGGCAAATCACTGATGAAActtaaaacacttagggttaatatccaacatgtATGATACTCATAGATTAAGATAATCCAAGCTTGAAAACcaactttatataaatatatcttgacTTGACCTAGTCTCTGGTTTCTATTAAACAGAAACACTttgatctcttcattttcaggTTTGAAAATTaactcagttaaaaaaattatcagtctaactcagtaatttttttcttgttctaaaTCTTAATCCAAGACACAGTCTCTACCCCTACCTCCTTGGATAGTACTTAAGACTCTAGGAGATTGGATGCTTTCCAAACTATTTTCCCtgctctgaaattattttttttctcatctaaaattttttttttaaacaaaacctTCCCCCCCACTACAGTTTCACTGtccatcttctctttctctttctgttttcctaTTCTCCATGCCCTCTCTTCATAATTTTCTATCATTTCgtccacccccccctttttttttttttgctttttcagtcaggggtttctcctggctctacactcagaaattacttctggtcgtgcttgggggaccatatggaatgtcagggatagaacccaggttgactgcatgcaagacaattgccctacccattgtacaattTTTCTGGCTTCCTTTTATCCTTCTAATTCCCCTCTACCCTCTCTTCCCCAAGATTTCTCCTCTGTTTAGGTCTAGTTTTCTTATACTTTAGACCCTTCCTGTGTTATCACAGTATTTTAAGTCAGAGTATATAAGGTAGAGCaagtatatttcatatttatgtgAATATCTGTTGAAACAAAGGATTGGGCCTTGATGAGACTGTAGCCTAAGGGATAGAGTGCCTCTATACTTTCCTTGACAATAAGTAGGAGGAAAAATACTAATAATGATTTTATTATGTCagaggccagagagtacagcatgtaggatgctgcttgctttgcacttggctgaccgggttcaatcctggtccTTTTAAACCGTCCCCCAaacgctgccaggagtggtcttgAGGACAAAGCCAAGAtcagggcctgagcactgcttagaatAGCCcccaagtaaataaacaaaataagtttaAGAAAGGCTTAAGGGagcaaagcagagagagacataAGGTTTATTCAAgatcttttatttaatttccacAAGATTCCACGTGTTTACACATATCTATGCATGATTATCATcattaatctttttatttcacAGACAAGTAATTTAAGATTCAAGAAGGTTATGTTCCAGTAAGAAGCAGAGATAAATTATACAGGTAGTTCTACTTCTTTCCTTTATACCACAATGTCATAAATATTCcgtcaaaaacataaaaactgaTACTTTAAGTCAGGATATTTAAGAACATttcaaatcatttcatttaaatgtGGAATATGAATACCAAAGCAAATGGTGCCTGGTGAAAAACAACAAAGACAATTATAATGACTTAGAAAAACTATGGTGTTTCCCAGAAAGAAAGAGTGATGGTGTAAAAAATGAGTTAGAGGGATTACTTTGTTGATGGGAGTGCTGAGAATATAGATGTGTGACTCTAACCCctgaaatattataatattgtcaAAAAATTTGTAGTGTGTCACTGGAcacattagaaattttaaaatgatgacaATTTCAATGGGAATTTATGACTTTAGGAGGAGAAAAGGACTGTTTATGGAGGATGAAGGGGTGAGGGCAGAGTATTGGCATTTTACTTTTTCAATTTGAAATAGTATAGTTTTACATTAAGGTTTAACACTGATAAAAGTTACAAACCTGAGAAAGTGTTATCAAAGACTACCCTCCACCTgataaatttaactccagtttATGTGACTATCAGGTTTATCTGATGTGATGGTGGTTCCCATGACACCTTGTCTTCAATTGTctcttctcacggtgattcactaataaaaaaatgtaattaaaaatttaatgtcatatttttaactttcttattttaaataaataagtgatcaaGACTGGGAGCATACatgttctatttctctgtttgAATTTCTGGTTTCAGAGGTTCCCTTCTGCTCTCTTAACTACCAGACAGTGCATCCAGGTCAAAGAAAGAGACcatgaaaatattgtttttaaaagggtTGTAAGTCGGTCACACTAATTAACTTCACACTCATTATGTCAATTCCTTTCATTTCCATTTCCAGTTCATTGGACCATTCCTTCCTGGAGTTGGATTTAGCCCATCAGCTTGGTTCTTACCTTGATCTGAACACTCTGATCACACTTGTCAATTTTGAAGCTAAAGGTACTCTGGAGCTCGGGGGTCCTGAAGCAGCCATATTTTGAAACTTTCTGGTAGCTCATTGCAGAAATCACAAACACTTTATAATCGTGATGAATAAAATTCAGAGAACATAAAAGGCCATGAATTACCTGCTTGAGCTTAAGCAAAAGCCTTGGTGCTTCCTTGAAACCCTGAAATGAGGTAGGCTGTGACCTGAAGGCTGTACTCAGGCCTTAGGGTGTGTACTTCAAGCACCTGCTGggcattttttttgccttttgagacTGTACCAGATGCTGTCACAGAGTAAATAACCCCACTGAAATGTTGTGAAATATAGATCTTTAGGGGGAACTGGCTTCTCTGAAACAGATATACTccctgttttttctctctcatatcCTTCCTTGCTATCCCATCGCAAACAACACCAGATTTCATTTTTGACTCTGTTTATAATTTTGGAATTATATGGCTATATTCAGGGGTTATGTTTTACTCTCTGCCCTAAGCTCACTCCCTACAATGCTTCGGGcgccatatggtgctgggatctgAAACTGGTCTTTCACATGCTTAAGCATGTGCTAGGTGAGTTCACTTTTAACTTTAGTACAAAGAATAAAGGTCACAGTGACATTTAAAATTCATAGACTCAGCTAGATCCATCTACTTTCCAAGCTACATTCCagaaaggggatttttttttcatgcattGTAATTTTTACTCCAGTCAGTAAATTGTATATTTTAGTTTTCCTACATCTCTTTAGATTCTTCCACTGGTCTTTTGTAGGTCTACTTAACTAACTTATTCCCTCTACTTAgggttatatatttatatctacagAAAACTGAAGttccttttcttcttgctctgtttttctactattactactactactctctctctctctcaccccttgaAATGATACCCTTTTTCTATTCCAAGAATCAGGTATGGCATCAATGAAATTACAGTTTTgtatatctggtgatgctctagAGGGATCTCTGTATTTGTAAGCAGTCTGTATTGCGAACCGTCATTTTAGATCACTCTGATAGAGGTGGTTTCTATCACAGTTGCATATCTTGAGAAAGATTTTATAATAAGATGTGAAATGTtttgggggcaggagtgatagcacagtgggtagggcgtttgccttgcacgcggccaaccagggattcaaatcccaacatcccatatggtcccctgagcagcgccaggggtgattcctgagtgcagagccaggagtgacccctgtgcattgctgggtatgacccaaaaagcaaaaaaaaccaaaaagatgtgaaatgtttgttcgttttttttttccgttttgaaAAGCCTTTCAAGATTCTCTGCTAGAAGCCAAGTTTCCGAATGCTATTATTGAGTTTTAGTTCCTTCTTTCCTCACTTTATACCccctttctttcactttcctCCAGTTGGTCTAGCATCAACAACAAGAGGCCTAAGAGGAACTCCCAGAGCACTGGTCTAATTGGTCTCCTGGGCTACAGGCATAAGTGGAGAGACCTTTTTCCTGACCCTTCTTTTCTTAAGGAAGATTTCCGTCCTCTCAAGGAAGGGAAACACAAATAACTGTCATTTAATTCTTATCTACATCATGACTCTATAGATGCCCCAAATTTTTGTTGCTCTATTTTGGTGATCTTATTTGAAGCATGTCATGTTATAAGATCTTAATTCTGATTCTCATCACTTTTTCTCTGGAATTCCCTCCCCCATTGACCTAGCTTTGTCTTTGCCACCTTAGATTAATAGTCTGCattaattaattgaaattaattaattagattAAAAGTTCCCCTATTGTGTTATGCAGAACTTCCACTTACATTTTTcagtattatttatttcaaaaaatagtcACAGAGTCTATGGCCTTTAGTTTCTGCCCCAAGCATAATATTTCTATTGTTACCTCATTCCAATAAGAAGAATAAAGTTACTTCATTTTGTTATATAtgcattttcaaatttatatctcaatttaaaaaatcataatggTGCTGAGTCCTTTAGACTTTCAGGAAGGAGCTATACTGGAATCTAAGAAGTCAGTAGTCGTCCTAGCCCACTTTGTGTGGTATGTCCTGGGATGAGTTGTCCCCAGAGTCTGCGAAGTGTCCCCTTCACCTCTTGATTCTTAAGGCTGTAGATAATAGGATTTACCATAGGGGTGAACACAGTGTAGAGAACGGAGAAGGTCTTTCGGAGCTGGGGTGCCATGTGGTCTGTGGGGGCTACATAGACCACGATGAGAGTGCCATAAAACACCCCTACAACGCTGAGGTGAGAGGAACAAGTAGAGAAGGCTTTCTGCCTCCCATGGCCTGTAGGTATTCGCAGCACGGTTCTCAGGATGAGAGCATAAGACGCGACAATCAGCAGAAAGGGGGCCAGTGTCAGAAACCCCGAAATGCTGACACCAGCTCCCCACATGACCCTCACATCACCACAGAACAATCCTACAACTGGAGCAAAGTCGCAGAAATAGTGGTCAATCTTTCTGCTgccagggcagaggggcagaggggctgccAAGGCCAGAGtaaaggcagagaaagaaaatccACTGAGCCAGGCGCCAGTGGCCATGCAGCCACACAGCCAGGTGCTCATCAGAGTAGGATAGTGAAGGGGGCGGCAGATGGCCAAGTAACGGTCATAGGACATAGCAGAAAGCAGAAGGCACTCAGCTGCAGCCAGTGAGGCAAAGATGTAGAATTGGAACAGGCAACTGGCCAGCGAGATTGTTTCCTTCCCTTCCAAGAAGCTCCGCAACAAGTGAGGCACAATATTGGAGGTGTACCCAATCTCCAGCAGGGAAAAGtgacacagaaaaaaatacatgggcGTGTGAAGAGTCCGACTGGAAGCCACAGCAAGCACAATAAGCATGTTACCCCCAACTGTAACCACATATATGGCCAGAAAGAGGGTGAAGGGAAGGAAGCCTAGGTATTGTAgctccccaaagcccaccagaaTCAGCCAGGTGGTCTGGTTCTCACTGTCAGCACTGGGTTGCTTCCTCATCTAGATCTGGCCCAAAAGATGAAAGGAAGGTTATCAATATTAATCAAGATTTGTGTTATCCAACATTGCAAACACAGAGACAGTCCTTCTGTTCTACCTGGAGAAGAGAAACTGAAATCGCAGTGGGTTTAGCTATTAAGGGTAATTATTGTGGAGTCATTATTTGAACCCAGATCTTCTTAACTCAAAAGTATCTCTATGTCTTTCACCCTACAGTGTTTTTCCAACCCATCTCTAAGCAATTGCAATGTAagaataaagaagcaaaataagaCGCTTTCAGTCAACTGTAGAGTTTTTAACCTAATAATGGGAACAGGGAGAATGGCAACAGGAGAAGCATGCTTGGTGAACTTCTCCTGGATGGTGGGAAGaataaaatatcttcaaataaCTCAAATATGTTGAGATTATGCACATTTCTGAGGTGTTCACACTTCTCAGGTTATATCCCTTTTTCAAGAAAGTGAGACTTGAAAATCCTCAGAGTAATCTGTATCCTTAACTCTTGAGAGATTCAATATAAAAAGTTCTAAACTTAAGTCAGATTCTACTTTCTTGGGAATCGATTCTTTGTCCTTTCACACATCACCTGGTGACCACTGGTAAAGccaatttcaaattttcccagttTCAGGTCAACTTTTCTTAaagtttggaatttttaaaaaacatttttgcattTGGTTTGATTCTCTGTGTTTCTCAGAGAAgtctgtgttttgtctgtgtttgtttgtctgtgtttCTCAGAGAAGTCAGATGCTCAACTTCTCTTATCTAACCATAGTACAGGATTTCTTCTCTTAATTATGACAGTATTGCTCTAACACCAAACATAAGATCTCACTTGATCAATACTTGtggagtgaataaatgaataaatagatgaatCATAAAAGTTTTTAATAGTACATTGCCATGTTAAAAAACCGTATCAGACTATTAATTCTTGGTCTAGACAAACAGGCACTTAAGTGGTTCCCAAAAGAGTGAagaaaaccatatatatatgcctaaatGAAGAAGTATTAAAATATTGCCAGTCAAAGTATGAGATTAAATCATAAttaatatcattgtatcactgtcattccattgctcaacgatttgctcgagagggtaccaataacgtctctattgtgagacttcttgttactgtttttggcatattgaatacgccacggggagcttgccaggctctgctgtgtgggcaagatactctgggtagcttgctgggctctccgagaggggcggaagaatccaaccctgggtcgaccgcgtaaagacaaatgccctacctgctgtgctatcactccagccccatgattaatatggatatataaaatgaaagaagtgtgtgtgcgtgtgtaaccagaaactatcattttaatttggaagtTATGAAAGATCACATTTCACATTAGTAGATGGCACAAGAAGAGAGGGCATTTATGTTCCTATTTTTGTCATGCTTTTGTTTCTAGCTTTGTATTTACATTATGTGTTGACCTACATTTGGTCACACAAGAATATAGGATACTTTCAAACATGTTTAAATATATTCTGTCTGCAATATCAGTTAATGACTTCTTAAATGGCCAGAAAGAGACTTGGTTTGAGACAGAACAGGACATGCCTCAAAGGAAGAAGCTATTAAAATTAATCAAGCCAACCAACTTAAAACTTTTAAGTTGAAATAAATGTTCAACTTATATTTGCTTTTGCTAACCAGTTAATTATATCTTGGCCCTGTTAACAttcttaaacatatatttaatagAACAGCTAGAAGTCTCATCTGGTGGATTATCATCAGGAGTAAATTAATGGTAAATATAGCACAAAACATTACGTAGTGTTCTTTTCCTATAGTATCAATAATTTGGTATATtaagggaaagaaacagaaaaaacattaatttcaataaaactttatggaCTTTCAGCTTAAAGTTAGGCTCTTAGTTTGACTGCTACATACCAAAATTATTCACTAATGATGCtaaaaatatggagaaaaatgATTATGAAAGATTTTGTAAGACTTTGTCATCACCAACTTCAGCCATAATTTTGATAGATGTGGTAAATAAATGTCTTGAAATATTATGATAGACTTCACTCGTAAAATTCTAGAAGTTATAAAACGAAGAGGGGGAAATAATAGTATAGATGCAGACTTGAAAGAGGggcaggtgggaaactggggacattggtggtgggaaatatacattggtgaagggacgggtgatggaacattgtacactgaaacccaatcacaacattgtaactgtgtatcttatggtgattcaataaaaattgataGTATAGATGACATAATTATAATTCACAACAGTATTTCCTTTTGGGATATTATATTCAAAACAATATTAAGGGTGGTAggtgtggttcagtggtaaaatatatgccttgcatgtgtgagactctgaatTTATTTCCCAATATTGAAAAAAAGGCAGAAAGTTTGgtattatttaaacaaaattaaatttagcaGGGATAATATTCAGTTTACCAGGAATACATGTAACATCTGGaagcttaattttaaaatcacatataAACTCTGCACTTAGGCTTTAGTAATCAGTTGAAGAACTACAGTGAACAAGCTATTGTGACTTAAcagctatttaaataaaaatgacttgaGGGTTTTGTTTATCACCATGAGCTAGGATTTTGTAACTGTGTGGAACTTACAAAAATGTGGATATGATTAATctggaaaagataaaataaactgaaaaataaatatgaaaggttattttcaaatatttgagtAACTCTGATGAAAAGAGTAATACTAGATAAAGCACAGAAATTCAGAAAGCAGAGAAAAGTTTCAGGGCCAACGACAGAAAATCTGTAACTACTAACCTGTGCTGCTTTATTACTATGGTGGCGAATTATTTATATAGTGAATTTTGGTCACAAAAGCAAGATGAGGCTCATGAGATATGATCAGAGGaactatttttttcccctgcagtCTACAGAAGTTTGCTAAATATTGATCTCATTTGTTTGAACCTCTTAGAACAATAGCTATTAAAAATATGGCAAGTTCACCTCCAAATTTGTAAGTTGGGGCCAGAGGTGCTATTTTCTATAGGCAGAGAACTATATCTGCCTAGATAAACTCTAGAAAACCAGATttgatggggagggagaggggaccaGACCTGCTTTGGGACTTCAGTCAATTTCTTTTCTGCTCCTCTTACTTCTGAACTAAATTCTTCTGTCATCTGACAGCTGTGAACTTTCTGCTTCTTTTCTCTGGAATCTTCATCTCATGGACTTCTCATCCAAAGTGCTCAGAAGAGAATGATATCTCTCTACTGTATGCGCTACTGTGGACACTACTGTTTATCCTGAAGCAGTACAGCCTGGTCCCTTGTGAGGGTGGAAGAAGAACTTCCTTGGAGAGAAGCAGCTTGGAGCCAGCCGGAGCAGCTGCATCTGTGTTTGGTTTCAGGGGAATGTTCTGGTCCACTAGGGACCATGTCCTTGTGCTTCCCTTAAATCTAATGACCACCTCTGATGAGATAGAAAGAGATGCATAGAAATAATCACAATCATCATATattcacaatagaatactactcagatattagagaaaaaatgaaatctttttgttttcaacTTCATGAATGAAATGGAAAGCTGATGTTAAGTGAcacatcagaaaatggaaaaagacaaatatgaaGGCTCTCACTCAAATAtagtatatgaaaaaaaacatAAGGGAAAAGATAATCTCCAGTGAAAACAAGCCCTTTTCAAAGAGTTTGGAGATAGCCCagtggctttttttaaaaaagcatctgTTTTGTAAGTACAAAGCTGCACTTTGGATCCATGGTATAGCCCACATGTTCTGGGGATGGTCACACCGACTTTGACCTTTGGAATCCATGTAGAGTTCTTTCTAGTGCACAGTATCCAGGTGTGTATAAACACTGAAATGAAACCATGTGACTCCCCAGAAGcattgtgactgtgtgtgtgtgaccatcaCACTATTTGTGCAACATCCTGTCCTACCACaataaaacagcagcaacaaaaggaAGATGAAACAAAATCCCAATCTTCAGATTCTGACCACAGAATTGGGGTTACCAAGGCTTGGTAAAATGTAGTGAaaaggtgtaaaaaactaaagcacaccgaggggcgtgtgcactcgagggctcttctggtggctctgtctcaccgcccgcgttcggtgctctggaaccgctgtgtatgggctggatcaggatggccgttggccaaggaccggcaagggaagaacgaggaccaagctggttgctgattagttactgtttattcaatcttccatctttctcatctcccgcactcccagctccgtcctctttcTGGTTCTGCTGCagcctctatctctctcctccctttttcctctctcgcccttgccccacCAGGTTACACACTgctaggtagcaaaatcatcataagaaagcccttcctgagggctgtcaggttcaaagggaacacaacctggggtattccaaagtccttcctgactgccagtaggcaagatacttcttaagggttttttttcctctccttattccaaacactcattaacatcttaatactagttatttttgtatggacatcgaaagagatacattaaggcttgcaaggcagctctcctggcaacatcttgccacagactcagaccacagcactcaggccagattaatcattcctcaccctagcagggtccaaatctagttatcactgtttggatcatgacaacatttgtccatgatcaagctcttgaTCATGCaaacttatagttaagcgttaggcactttggccaggcccatctccatgccaggatagcacacaactcaccacttgccctgggtccgtcttgtccctcgttg
Protein-coding regions in this window:
- the LOC101543805 gene encoding olfactory receptor 11A1-like, with the protein product MRKQPSADSENQTTWLILVGFGELQYLGFLPFTLFLAIYVVTVGGNMLIVLAVASSRTLHTPMYFFLCHFSLLEIGYTSNIVPHLLRSFLEGKETISLASCLFQFYIFASLAAAECLLLSAMSYDRYLAICRPLHYPTLMSTWLCGCMATGAWLSGFSFSAFTLALAAPLPLCPGSRKIDHYFCDFAPVVGLFCGDVRVMWGAGVSISGFLTLAPFLLIVASYALILRTVLRIPTGHGRQKAFSTCSSHLSVVGVFYGTLIVVYVAPTDHMAPQLRKTFSVLYTVFTPMVNPIIYSLKNQEVKGTLRRLWGQLIPGHTTQSGLGRLLTS